In Schistocerca serialis cubense isolate TAMUIC-IGC-003099 chromosome 3, iqSchSeri2.2, whole genome shotgun sequence, the following proteins share a genomic window:
- the LOC126471519 gene encoding prefoldin subunit 2-like: MAEERKKPRDNDVVEKYRDMIAERRYLGAKLAEMEMDLEEHRLVTETLKGVDSSRKCYRMVGGILCQLTVKDVLPILASNAEQLVKFIEDVTDDVKGKDKEIKAYRQQFSGDLKEQDHSAGEITDGPRHRAGGVLVGKS; encoded by the exons ATGGCGGAGGAAAGGAAGAAGCCCAGAGACAACGATGTCGTCGAAAAGTACCGCGACATGATAGCTGAACGGCGTTATTTGGGTGCGAAACTTGCTGAAATGGAAATGGATTTGGAGGAACATCG GCTGgtaacagagacactgaagggagTTGACAGTTCAAGGAAATGTTACAGAATGGTCGGAGGTATACTGTGCCAGTTAACTGTTAAAGATGTGTTACCTATTCTTGCCAGCAACGCCGAACAG ttggtGAAATTCATTGAAGATGTCACTGATGATGTAAAGGGAAAGGATAAAGAAATAAAAGCATATAGACAACAATTTAGTGGTGACCTAAAGGAACAGGATCATAGTGCTGGAGAGATTACGGATGGCCCAAGACATCGTGCAGGTGGTGTTCTTGTTGGCAAATCGTAA